Part of the Candidatus Desulfatibia profunda genome, CATGAACCGGACATGTGAGATTTAAGGGTAAAGATTATGATATGTCTTCAACCATTTGAAAAAAACTTATATAAAGTCATTTGTTTTCACCTATTAATATCAACGAACCGGACATGACCGGACGAATCAGACAACCAGAGATGTTTCAATGAATATTAAATGTTTTATTCAAGATCAAATACTGTTGCCTCGCCTTAAGAAAAGCGGTGTGTTGGCTGTATATGACCCAGATCATCTATACCATGAGCTATGTTTGGACATGGCAACGGAAAAAATACGGGTTATTGATACCAGTGAGAGTAGCATCGAGAGCCGAGAAGAATCCCTGAAAACACTCCGCTCATTAGGCAACTCTAAAGAATTAGAAGGTATGCTGGTTTATGTGCCGGCCAAAGCACCTTTATCTGACGAAGAAAAACAAGTTGATCCTTTTTCTATATATTCTGCCTGTGGCAGTGTTTTTCCGGATGGTGCCGGTGATGAATACATGCATTTATGCCTGAAGGCAAAGCCTGATCACAGCACTGAAATCAGAAGAATTTTCAAGGAAAACCCATTACCGACTTTTGCGGTTATTGATGCATTGGGTGGTGGGTCGGGATGGCCAAATCTTCAGGTAATTTTAGGCGTTGAATCAGCCAGGGATATCCTTTTTGCCTTATTGGTACCATCTGATCGACAAAAAGATTCATTGAAGGAAAATGAAACCTGGGTATCTGAGGCCAAGGAGCTATTTGATACATGCATTGGGTTAAAGCTGATCACCCGTGGTAAAACCTGGTCGTCCATTGGCGACGAATTGTGGCGCTTTCTGCTTTACAGCGAATTTGTTTTTGATCTGCCGGAGTCATTACCTGACTCTCTATCTAATGTTCCGCGAGCACCGGAGGAAGCCAAGCATTTGGTGGAGGATCTATGTGATCGGCTTCGAAACGATCGACGAACTCAATCAGTTTATATAGACAGAGCNNNNNNNNNNNNNNNNNNNNNNNNNNNNNNNNNNNNNNNNNNNNNNNNNNNNNNNNNNNNNNNNNNNNNNNNNNNNNNNNNNNNNNNNNNNNNNNNNNNNNNNNNNNNNNNNNNNNNNNNNNNNNNNNNNNNNNNNNNNNNNNNNNNNNNNNNNNNNNNNNNNNNNNNNNNNNNNNNNNNNNNNNNNNNNNNNNNNNNNNNNNNNNNNNNNNNNNNNNNNNNNNNNNNNNNNNNNNNNNNNNNNNNNNNNNNNNNNNNNNNNNNNNNNNNNNNNNNNNNNNNNNNNNNNNNNNNNNNNNNNNNNNNNNNNNNNNNNNNNNNNNNNNNNNNNNNNNNNNNNNNNNNNNNNNNNNNNNNNNNNNNNNNNNATTGGCCGGTTTCGTGAGGTCGATCGGCTTCAAAGGGAATTTGAACAATCTATTGCCGATTTAATCGATGCCGACACTATTATGGATAGCGTTGTTGAAAAAGCACGTGAAAATTATCGACGGGTAGCTGCAAAAGTTCATGATTTATTCATTCGACATTTAGAAACAAATGGATGGCCCCCTCTGGGAAGATTGGCAAATGCTGATGTATTTGATACATGGATCGCTCCCAAATTGCAGGAAAGTGGTCGTAAAGTCGCCTATCTGCTGATTGACGCATTGAGATATGAATTGGGCGTTGCCTTAGAAAAGCAGCTTTCCGAAGACGACTCAGTCGAGTTAAGCCCTGCATTTGCTCAATTGCCAACAATAACCACTGTGGGAATGGCAAGCTTACTGCCTGAAGCCGGCAAGACACTCACCCTTGCGAAAGATGAAAATAAAATTTTGCCGATGCTGGGAACGTCAAAATTAGCAGGGGTCAACCAAAGAATGGATGTCCTTCGCAATAAATATGGTCAACGGTTTACCGAAATGACCCTCGCCAATTTTATTCGCTCCAAAAAGAAGTTGCCAGAGACAGTGGAGCTCTTGGTCTTGAGAAGCGCTGAAATTGATAGCCAGCTCGAAACCGCACCGGAAGCGGCCCTAAGACTGATTCATGACACGCTCAAACGGATTCGTGTCGCCATTTATAAATTAAAGGGAATGGGATTCCAGGATGTCGTTATCGCGACGGACCACGGCTTTTTCTTGAACACACACGTTGAGGCCGGGGATGTATGCGCTAAACCTGCAGGTAACTGGATGATCGTTCATGACCGTTTCGCCTTGGGTGACGGGACTGCAGATGCCGCCAATTTTGTGCTTTCGGCAGAACACCTCGGTATAAGGGGGGATTTTGGACAAGCGAGCGGGCCAAGAGGCTTGGTTCCTTATCGGGCTGGAGAACTATATTTTCATGGTGGTGCTTCATTGCAGGAATGCGTCGTACCTGTTATTTCGATTAAGTTAGGGGAAATGCAACTCGAACCTCAAAAACCCAAGTTTAATTTATCATACAAAAACGAAGCGAAACGAATAACAACGCGTCTGCCTGTTATTGACGTAGAATTGGTAATTAAACAGATAGAACTGTTTCCACAGCAAGTTGATTTTGAACTACTACTTGAAGCCCATGATAAGAAAGGCAATGTGGTC contains:
- a CDS encoding PglZ domain-containing protein, with the translated sequence IGRFREVDRLQREFEQSIADLIDADTIMDSVVEKARENYRRVAAKVHDLFIRHLETNGWPPLGRLANADVFDTWIAPKLQESGRKVAYLLIDALRYELGVALEKQLSEDDSVELSPAFAQLPTITTVGMASLLPEAGKTLTLAKDENKILPMLGTSKLAGVNQRMDVLRNKYGQRFTEMTLANFIRSKKKLPETVELLVLRSAEIDSQLETAPEAALRLIHDTLKRIRVAIYKLKGMGFQDVVIATDHGFFLNTHVEAGDVCAKPAGNWMIVHDRFALGDGTADAANFVLSAEHLGIRGDFGQASGPRGLVPYRAGELYFHGGASLQECVVPVISIKLGEMQLEPQKPKFNLSYKNEAKRITTRLPVIDVELVIKQIELFPQQVDFELLLEAHDKKGNVVGEAKAGGPVNPATGTISMKPGERIQVTLKMLLEFEGKFTVKAMNPNNFAIFCKLDLETDYVV
- a CDS encoding PglZ domain-containing protein encodes the protein MNIKCFIQDQILLPRLKKSGVLAVYDPDHLYHELCLDMATEKIRVIDTSESSIESREESLKTLRSLGNSKELEGMLVYVPAKAPLSDEEKQVDPFSIYSACGSVFPDGAGDEYMHLCLKAKPDHSTEIRRIFKENPLPTFAVIDALGGGSGWPNLQVILGVESARDILFALLVPSDRQKDSLKENETWVSEAKELFDTCIGLKLITRGKTWSSIGDELWRFLLYSEFVFDLPESLPDSLSNVPRAPEEAKHLVEDLCDRLRNDRRTQSVYIDRA